TCTCGTCTAAAGGAATAATGTATTTTTTATGAATAAGTTTTCTTCTAAAATTTCTATTATCAATCTCTATATTTAGAATGGATTCGTATACCTCTTGAACTTCATTAATTGTAAATTTATCTGGCAATAATTCAAAAATAATAGGTTCTGCTAAACATTTAATTTTTAAATCTTCGTAAGCTTCTAATATGATTTTTTCATGATCAAAACCTAGTTTAGGTAATGATGTAATAGGGAACCATTTGGCCTCATGTTTTGTATTTTTTAAATCAACATCCTCTGTTTTTATTAAAAAATAATACGCTACTGTTACAGTTCTAAAATTAAAGTTTTCACTTTTTATCCATTCTAAATCTTTTTCACCTCTCAATCTGTTTGGGTCACCAAAAGCTTTAAATTGTTTTTTATAAGTATTTGTTAAACCTGTTAATTCTTTAAGAACCCTTGTAGCTGCATCATCTAAAGTTTCGTGTTCATATATATGGTACCCCGTTAATACATAATCGTCTACCAATACTTCATTTTTATCTTCTGACTCTAAATATCTATTAATTAATAATAGGTTAAGAGATTTTGTAAGAGTGTCATATCCAAAAACCACACAGTCTACAGAAATACTTTGATTTTTTATCAATTCCATGATTTATAATAATTAAGTTATTCATTAATTCTGTCTAATACATAATAAACGTTAAAAATACATTAATATTTAAAAAACAGCAATTATCACTTAAACAAATATAGTATTATCTATTTAATTATTCCTTATAAAAACCCTTATTTTTATTGGTTTTCCGTAATTTTTATGCTAAAAATTTAAAATTTACTTGTTTTTTACTTTTAAATTTACATACATTTGTAAAACAAACGTCATTATTACGTTTATTGAAAAAACAACTAATTCTTTAAGATGATGATCAATTATATTTCTAAATTAAAAACTATTGATAACAAAAAGGCTAGTATTTTAAGAATGTTAACTTTATTTATAACTGTATTAAATATACAAGCACAATCTAAAGAAGAAAACTACAAGGCTTTTACAGCTGGATTACATATAAAAAACATGCATTTATGGCATGGGTTTGTAGTGCATCCTGGAGCCATGATTGCTACCAATTTAGAATTTAACTCTAAAGACAAAAAATTAAATTTTGGGGTTTGGGGAGGTGCTAGTTTTTCAGGAGTTGATGTAACCAATAATACTACAGGAGAAAATACAAACTCTTATTATAAGGAATTTTCAATTTATACATCTTATAAGTTTACAGATAAGTTTTTTGTAGAGGCCGTATCTCACAACAACTA
Above is a genomic segment from Wenyingzhuangia fucanilytica containing:
- a CDS encoding NUDIX hydrolase; its protein translation is MELIKNQSISVDCVVFGYDTLTKSLNLLLINRYLESEDKNEVLVDDYVLTGYHIYEHETLDDAATRVLKELTGLTNTYKKQFKAFGDPNRLRGEKDLEWIKSENFNFRTVTVAYYFLIKTEDVDLKNTKHEAKWFPITSLPKLGFDHEKIILEAYEDLKIKCLAEPIIFELLPDKFTINEVQEVYESILNIEIDNRNFRRKLIHKKYIIPLDEKKVGVSKKPSQLYMFSKDVYDKVYQKNYLINI